Proteins from one Pseudomonas sp. KBS0710 genomic window:
- a CDS encoding carboxylate/amino acid/amine transporter encodes MGYLLVVTLIQAFSFSLIGEYLAGHVDSYFAVLVRVVLAGLIFIPLTRWRSVAPPFMRGMLLIGALQFGVTYVCLYLSFRVLTVPEVLLFTILTPLHVTLIEDALNRRFNPWALVAALVAVGGAAVIRFDQITPNFLMGFLLLQLANFTYAAGQVMYKHLVARYPSDLPHYRRFGYFYLGALIVVLPAFLLFGKTNFLPEAPLQWGVLVFLGLVSTALGMYWWNKGACLVNGGTLAVMNNLHVPVGLLLNLLIWNQHEPLGRLALGGVVILGAVWVSRLGVRKDAIHR; translated from the coding sequence ATGGGCTATTTACTGGTTGTTACCCTGATTCAGGCATTTTCCTTCAGCTTGATCGGCGAATACCTCGCCGGTCACGTCGACAGCTACTTCGCCGTGCTGGTGCGTGTGGTATTGGCCGGGTTGATCTTCATCCCGCTGACCCGTTGGCGTTCAGTGGCGCCACCCTTCATGCGCGGCATGTTGCTGATCGGTGCGCTGCAGTTCGGCGTGACGTATGTGTGCCTGTATTTGAGCTTTCGTGTGCTCACGGTGCCGGAAGTGCTGCTGTTCACCATTCTCACACCGTTGCACGTGACCCTGATTGAAGACGCGCTTAACCGCCGCTTCAACCCGTGGGCATTGGTCGCCGCCTTGGTGGCCGTGGGCGGCGCGGCGGTGATTCGCTTCGACCAGATCACGCCGAACTTCCTGATGGGTTTCTTGCTGCTGCAACTGGCCAACTTCACCTACGCTGCCGGACAGGTGATGTACAAGCACTTGGTGGCGCGTTATCCCAGCGACCTGCCGCACTACCGGCGCTTCGGCTACTTCTACCTGGGTGCCTTGATCGTGGTGCTGCCGGCATTCCTGCTGTTCGGTAAAACCAACTTTTTGCCCGAAGCGCCGCTGCAGTGGGGCGTGCTGGTATTCCTTGGGCTGGTCAGCACGGCGCTGGGTATGTACTGGTGGAACAAAGGCGCCTGCCTGGTCAACGGCGGTACTTTGGCGGTGATGAACAACCTGCATGTGCCGGTGGGGTTGTTGCTGAACTTGCTGATCTGGAATCAGCACGAGCCGTTGGGGCGCTTGGCGTTGGGAGGTGTGGTGATTTTGGGGGCGGTGTGGGTCAGTCGCTTGGGTGTGCGCAAGGACGCGATCCACCGCTGA
- a CDS encoding FMN-dependent NADH-azoreductase, giving the protein MSNVLIIESSARQQDSISRQLTQQFISQWQAAHPADQITLRDVALNPVPHLDANLLGGWMKPADQRSGVEQASLDRSNELTDELLAADVLVMAAPMYNFAIPSTLKAWLDHVLRAGVTFKYTATGPQGLLTGKRAIVLTARGGIHTGASSDHQEPYLRQVMAFIGIHDVTFIHAEGVNLSGDFQEKGINHAKALLAQVA; this is encoded by the coding sequence ATGTCCAATGTTCTGATCATCGAAAGCAGCGCCCGCCAGCAGGATTCGATTTCCCGCCAGCTGACTCAACAGTTCATCAGCCAATGGCAAGCGGCCCACCCGGCGGATCAGATCACCCTGCGTGACGTGGCCCTCAACCCGGTCCCGCACCTGGACGCCAACCTGCTCGGCGGCTGGATGAAACCCGCCGACCAGCGCAGCGGCGTCGAACAGGCGTCCCTGGATCGCTCCAACGAACTGACCGACGAACTGCTCGCCGCCGATGTGCTGGTGATGGCCGCGCCGATGTACAACTTCGCCATTCCCAGCACCCTTAAAGCCTGGCTGGACCACGTGCTGCGCGCCGGTGTGACCTTCAAGTACACCGCCACCGGCCCGCAGGGTTTGCTCACCGGCAAGCGCGCCATTGTGCTGACCGCTCGCGGTGGCATCCACACCGGCGCCAGCTCCGATCACCAGGAACCGTACCTGCGCCAGGTCATGGCCTTTATCGGGATTCACGACGTTACGTTCATTCATGCCGAAGGCGTGAACCTGAGCGGTGACTTTCAGGAGAAGGGCATCAACCACGCCAAAGCGCTGCTGGCACAGGTCGCGTAA
- a CDS encoding 3-phosphoglycerate kinase, which produces MRKFCCVLLALLPLSAFAYSTDVTKKIEGVSIDYTASDIDNDISSIQLNNYGTNDAVCSVTFTNGPESPRRRTVTVPAGKSTNTTVKFTRSIIKMRIALACAPK; this is translated from the coding sequence ATGAGAAAATTCTGTTGTGTGTTGCTGGCGCTGCTGCCGCTGAGCGCGTTTGCCTATTCCACCGACGTCACTAAAAAGATCGAGGGCGTGAGCATTGACTACACGGCGTCCGACATCGACAACGACATCAGTTCGATACAGCTCAATAACTACGGCACCAATGACGCGGTGTGCTCGGTAACCTTCACCAACGGCCCGGAATCGCCACGTCGCCGAACGGTGACGGTGCCGGCAGGTAAAAGCACCAACACCACGGTCAAATTCACCCGCTCGATTATCAAGATGCGTATCGCTCTGGCGTGCGCCCCAAAATAA
- a CDS encoding LysR family transcriptional regulator: protein MKAPRVTLDQWRTLQAVVDHGGFAQAAEALHRSQSSVSYTVARMQDQLGVPLLRIDGRKAVLTEAGEVLLRRSRQLVKNASQLEDLAHHMEQGWEAEVRLVVDAAYPNARLVRALTAFMPQSRGCRVRLREEVLSGVEELLIDGMADLAISSFIIPGYLGTEMSDVEFIAVAHPDHSLHRLNRELSFQDLESQMQVVIRDSGRQQPRDVGWLGAEQRWTVGSLPTAATFVSSGLGFAWLPRHLIERELKDGLLKQLPLEKGGSRNPTFYLYSNKDKPLGPATQILIDLLRTFDTAPLDAPFAAPQQA from the coding sequence TTGAAAGCGCCCCGCGTTACCCTTGATCAATGGCGCACGCTGCAGGCCGTGGTCGACCATGGTGGCTTCGCCCAGGCGGCTGAAGCGCTGCACCGTTCGCAGTCCTCGGTGAGCTACACCGTGGCCCGCATGCAAGACCAGCTCGGCGTGCCATTGCTGCGCATCGACGGGCGCAAGGCAGTGCTCACAGAGGCCGGTGAAGTGCTGTTGCGCCGCTCGCGGCAACTGGTCAAAAACGCCAGCCAGCTGGAAGACCTCGCCCACCATATGGAACAGGGCTGGGAAGCCGAAGTACGCCTGGTGGTGGACGCCGCCTACCCGAATGCGCGGCTGGTGCGCGCGCTCACCGCCTTTATGCCGCAAAGCCGTGGCTGCCGCGTGCGCCTGCGTGAAGAAGTGCTGTCGGGGGTTGAAGAGCTGTTGATAGATGGCATGGCTGACCTGGCCATCAGCAGTTTCATCATTCCGGGCTACTTGGGCACGGAAATGAGCGACGTGGAATTTATCGCCGTGGCCCACCCCGACCACTCACTGCATCGCCTCAACCGCGAGCTGAGTTTCCAGGACCTGGAAAGCCAGATGCAAGTGGTGATCCGTGACTCCGGCCGCCAGCAGCCGCGCGACGTCGGCTGGCTCGGCGCCGAACAACGCTGGACCGTCGGCAGCTTGCCCACCGCAGCTACCTTCGTCAGCAGCGGCCTGGGCTTTGCCTGGCTGCCCCGGCACCTGATCGAACGTGAACTCAAGGATGGCCTGCTCAAGCAGTTGCCACTGGAAAAGGGTGGCAGCCGCAACCCGACGTTCTACCTGTACTCGAACAAAGACAAACCCCTGGGGCCGGCCACGCAGATTCTTATCGACTTGTTGCGCACCTTTGACACCGCTCCCCTGGATGCCCCTTTCGCCGCCCCCCAGCAAGCCTGA
- a CDS encoding alpha/beta fold hydrolase produces the protein MAWFDHEGCSLHYEEYGHGAPLILIHGLGSSSQDWELQIPVLARHYRLIVVDVRGHGRSDKPRERYSIQGFTFDLLALIEHLNLPPAHVVGLSMGGMIAFQLAVDEPAQVKSLCIVNSAPEVKVRSADDYWQWAKRWSLARVLSLATIGKALGDRLFPKPEQADLRRKMAERWAKNDKRAYLASFDAIVGWGVQEQLSRITCPTLVISADHDYTPVAQKENYVKLLPDARLVVIKDSRHATPLDQPEVFNATLLDFLKTVETTTQDH, from the coding sequence ATGGCCTGGTTCGACCACGAAGGCTGCAGCCTGCATTATGAGGAATACGGTCACGGCGCCCCGCTGATCCTGATCCATGGCCTGGGCTCCAGCAGCCAGGATTGGGAACTGCAGATTCCGGTGCTGGCCCGGCATTACCGCCTGATCGTGGTGGATGTGCGCGGTCACGGTCGCTCCGACAAACCCCGCGAGCGCTACAGCATCCAGGGCTTTACCTTCGATCTGCTGGCGTTGATCGAACACCTGAACCTGCCGCCCGCCCATGTGGTGGGTTTGTCCATGGGCGGCATGATCGCGTTCCAACTGGCGGTGGACGAACCCGCGCAGGTCAAGAGCCTGTGCATCGTCAACAGCGCGCCCGAGGTCAAGGTGCGCAGCGCCGATGATTACTGGCAATGGGCCAAGCGTTGGAGCCTGGCGCGCGTGCTCAGCCTGGCCACCATCGGCAAGGCGCTGGGCGATCGGCTGTTCCCCAAACCGGAGCAAGCCGACCTGCGGCGCAAAATGGCCGAACGCTGGGCAAAAAACGACAAACGTGCTTATCTCGCCAGCTTCGATGCGATTGTCGGCTGGGGCGTGCAGGAACAACTTTCCAGAATCACCTGTCCTACGCTGGTCATCAGCGCCGACCACGACTACACCCCCGTGGCGCAGAAAGAAAACTATGTAAAACTGCTGCCCGATGCGCGGCTGGTGGTGATCAAGGATTCCCGCCATGCCACGCCCTTGGATCAACCCGAAGTCTTTAACGCTACCTTGCTCGATTTTCTAAAGACAGTCGAAACCACTACCCAGGATCACTGA
- a CDS encoding DEAD/DEAH box helicase, translating to MFSQFALHERLLKAVAELKFVEPTPVQAAAIPLALQGRDLRVTAQTGSGKTAAFVLPVLNRLIGPAKVRVSIKTLILLPTRELAQQTLKEVERFSQFTFIKSGIITGGEDFKVQAAMLRKVPDILIGTPGRMIEQLNAGNLDLKEVEVLVLDEADRMLDMGFADDVQRLVAECVNRQQTMLFSATTGGSTLRDMVAKVLNNPEHLQVNNVSDLNATTRQQIVMADHNVHKEQILNWLLANETYQKAIVFTNTRAAADRIYGRLVAQEYKAFVLHGEKDQKDRKLAIDRLKAGGVKILVATDVAARGLDVDGLDMVINFDMPRSGDEYVHRIGRTGRAGNDGLAISLICHGDWNLMSSIERYLKQSFERRTIKEVKGTYTGPKKVKASGKAVGVKKKKTDAKGDKKKTGAKSPTKRKIANRPKTDNLSLVSKDGMAPLKRRKPEAPAAE from the coding sequence GTGTTTTCCCAATTCGCCCTGCACGAACGCCTGCTCAAAGCCGTGGCCGAGCTTAAATTTGTCGAGCCTACGCCTGTGCAAGCAGCGGCCATCCCGCTCGCGCTCCAAGGGCGTGACCTGCGGGTGACGGCGCAAACCGGCAGCGGTAAAACCGCCGCTTTCGTCTTGCCGGTGCTGAACCGCCTGATTGGCCCGGCCAAAGTCCGCGTGAGCATCAAGACCCTGATCCTGTTGCCGACTCGTGAGTTGGCCCAGCAGACCTTGAAGGAAGTGGAGCGCTTTTCGCAGTTCACCTTCATCAAGTCCGGCATTATCACCGGCGGCGAAGACTTCAAGGTCCAGGCTGCCATGCTGCGCAAGGTGCCTGACATCCTGATCGGCACCCCAGGCCGGATGATCGAGCAACTCAACGCCGGCAACCTCGACCTCAAGGAAGTCGAAGTGCTGGTGCTCGACGAAGCCGACCGCATGCTCGACATGGGCTTTGCCGACGATGTGCAGCGTCTTGTGGCCGAGTGCGTCAACCGCCAGCAGACCATGCTGTTCTCCGCCACCACCGGCGGTTCGACCTTGCGCGACATGGTTGCCAAGGTGCTCAACAACCCCGAGCACCTGCAGGTCAACAATGTCAGCGACCTGAACGCCACCACGCGTCAGCAGATCGTGATGGCCGACCACAACGTACACAAAGAACAGATCCTGAACTGGTTGTTGGCCAACGAGACCTATCAGAAGGCCATCGTCTTCACCAACACCCGTGCCGCGGCGGACCGCATCTACGGTCGTCTGGTGGCGCAGGAATACAAGGCGTTCGTGCTGCACGGCGAGAAAGACCAGAAGGACCGCAAGCTGGCCATCGACCGCCTCAAGGCTGGCGGCGTGAAGATCCTGGTGGCTACCGACGTTGCCGCGCGCGGCCTGGACGTGGATGGCCTGGACATGGTCATCAACTTCGACATGCCGCGCAGCGGCGACGAATACGTACACCGTATTGGCCGTACCGGGCGTGCCGGCAACGATGGCCTGGCCATCTCGCTGATCTGCCACGGCGACTGGAACCTGATGTCGAGCATCGAACGCTACCTCAAGCAGTCGTTCGAGCGCCGCACTATCAAGGAAGTCAAAGGCACCTACACCGGGCCGAAGAAGGTCAAGGCGTCGGGCAAGGCCGTTGGCGTGAAGAAGAAAAAAACCGACGCCAAGGGCGACAAGAAGAAAACCGGCGCCAAGTCGCCGACCAAGCGCAAGATCGCCAACCGGCCGAAGACCGACAACCTGTCGCTCGTCAGCAAGGACGGCATGGCGCCACTTAAGCGCCGCAAGCCAGAAGCACCAGCTGCCGAATAA
- a CDS encoding mechanosensitive ion channel family protein — protein MDIKQLWLNVQDLWGALDEHPLLHSSLGLLILLVVALLVGRVARYLILHAVKLLGRQPALHWLNDLRHNKVFHRLAQMTPSLVIQFGLYLVPDLSKTATLFIGNVALAFTILFMTLAVSALLNALLDIYARTEHARTRSIKGYVQLAKMVLFVFAAIIIVATLIDRSPLLLLSGLGAMSAVILLVYKDTLLSFVASVQLTSNDMLRVGDWIEMPQVGADGDVVDITLHTVKVQNFDKTIVSIPTWRLMSESFKNWRGMQASGGRRIKRSLYIDASGVRFLRDDEEVRMTQVHLLTDYISRKQAELKAWNEAQGHSAQLSANRRRMTNLGTFRAYALAYLKSHPDIQPNMTCMVRQMQTTAQGVPLEIYCFTRTTAWADYERIQGDIFDYLLAVLPEFGLSLYQQPSGNDLRAGVLPAVLGASHLPALENESA, from the coding sequence ATGGATATCAAACAGCTCTGGCTCAACGTCCAAGACCTTTGGGGCGCCCTCGATGAACACCCACTGCTGCATTCCAGCCTGGGTTTACTGATATTGCTGGTCGTCGCCCTATTGGTCGGACGGGTAGCGCGCTACCTCATCCTCCACGCCGTCAAACTGCTCGGCCGGCAACCGGCGCTGCACTGGCTCAATGACCTGCGGCATAACAAAGTCTTTCATCGCCTGGCGCAGATGACGCCCTCCCTGGTGATCCAGTTCGGCCTGTACCTGGTGCCCGACCTGAGCAAGACCGCCACCCTGTTTATCGGCAATGTGGCGCTGGCGTTCACCATCCTGTTCATGACGCTGGCCGTAAGCGCCCTGCTCAACGCCTTGCTGGATATCTACGCACGCACCGAACATGCCCGCACGCGCTCGATCAAGGGCTATGTGCAGTTGGCCAAAATGGTGTTGTTCGTGTTTGCCGCGATCATCATCGTCGCCACCTTGATCGACCGTTCGCCGCTGTTGCTGCTCTCCGGCCTGGGTGCCATGTCGGCAGTGATTTTGTTGGTGTACAAGGACACGCTGCTGTCGTTTGTGGCCAGCGTGCAGCTGACCAGTAACGACATGCTGCGGGTCGGCGACTGGATAGAGATGCCCCAGGTCGGCGCCGATGGTGACGTGGTGGATATCACCCTGCACACGGTCAAGGTGCAGAACTTCGACAAAACCATCGTCTCGATCCCGACCTGGCGCCTGATGTCCGAGTCGTTCAAGAACTGGCGCGGCATGCAGGCCTCCGGCGGGCGCCGTATCAAGCGCAGCCTGTACATCGACGCCAGCGGCGTGCGCTTTTTGCGCGACGACGAAGAAGTGCGCATGACCCAAGTACACCTGCTCACCGACTACATCAGCCGCAAGCAGGCCGAACTCAAGGCCTGGAACGAAGCCCAGGGCCACAGCGCGCAACTGTCGGCCAACCGGCGCCGCATGACCAACCTCGGCACCTTTCGCGCCTATGCCTTGGCGTACCTGAAAAGCCACCCGGATATTCAGCCAAACATGACCTGCATGGTGCGCCAGATGCAAACCACCGCCCAAGGCGTGCCGCTGGAAATCTACTGCTTCACCCGCACTACGGCGTGGGCCGATTACGAGCGGATCCAGGGCGATATCTTCGATTATTTGCTGGCGGTGCTGCCGGAGTTCGGCTTGAGCCTGTATCAGCAGCCCAGTGGTAATGACTTACGCGCCGGAGTGTTGCCGGCGGTGTTGGGGGCCAGTCATTTGCCAGCGTTGGAAAACGAATCTGCCTGA